CGGGTCTGGTTACAAGACTTGAGGCTTTTGTAGACCTTATTCGCAGACAAAGAAAAAACAAGTCATACTGTCATTCAAGCATTGCGTTATGCGCTTGCACAAAATGACAAATAATTTAAACGTAAAATACAGCCGTACAAGGAGAATATATAAATGAAAATTGGTATCCCCAGAGCGTTAGGTTATTATAATTACTACCCGTTCTGGTTCGGGTTTTTTGGAAGTCTCGGCATTGAGATTGTTTTATCCGATAATACAAACAAAAAGCTTGTTTCAGAAGGAAGTGCGCTTGTTGTTTCCGAGACATGTCTTCCTGTAAAGATATATATGGGGCATGTGCTTAATTTAATAGAAAAAAAAGGTGTGGATATTATTTATTCACCGAGTATTCAGTCAATAGACCATAAAATTTATAATTGCTCAAAACTCAGAGGTCTTCCTGATCTGGTAAGAAATGTTGTCAAAAAGGATTTTCTGCTTATTGAGCCGACTTTAGATAAGTCAGAAAAGAATCAGGGGCTTTATCAATATTTGTACGAATCAGTTGCGCCTCTTGGAATAACTGATAAAAAAGCTATTAAGCAAGCTTCAAAGGTTGGATGGTCATATCAAAATAATTATGTCGGTATGGCTAAAGACGGAATGCATCCGATGGAAGCAATGGAAACTGCTATAAAAGGAAAAGTCGTAATTAAAAGCCGTAAAAATGACTATCCTATAAGTATTGCTGTTCTTTCACACGGATATAATCTTTATGATGACCATGTGAGTATGAAAATATTTAAAAAACTTGAGAATCTCGGAGTAAAAGCTTACGTTTCAGAAAATCTTTCAAAGGCGCAGATGCAAGAAGGCTTAAAAGTTTTAAATACCAATCTTTACTGGGCAAATGAGCTTGAAATCTCAGGAGCGGCAGGCAGTTTTATGAAAAATAAAAATATTGACGGTATTCTTACACTTACCGCATTTGGTTGCGGGCCGGATTCTTTGATGATTGAAAGAATTACAAGATATTCAAAACGCCTTCAAAAACCGCTTCTTAACCTTACAGTTGACGAGCATACAGGCGAAGCAGGGTTTATAACGAGAATAGAAGCCTTTACCGATATGCTTTTCAGGAAGAAAAGAACCAGTATCATTGATAATCTTAATAGACAGGTTCAAATCGACATTGACAGACACGAAATTGATACACAGGATTCAATTATAAAAGTCGGATAATATTTTGTAAAATTGAAAATTCTTTGTTATCAAGAGATTTTTCGGGTTAAAGCACTCGGAAAAACAATTAAATAATAATAGGTGTTAACCGGAGGTTTAATTGAAAATTTCCTTTCCTCATATGGGAAATCTCGCAATTGGAGTATCAGGAGCCATTAGGGTTCTTGGTGGCGAAGTTGTGCTGCCTCCTTATACAAGCAAAAGGACTCTGTCTTTGGGGGCAAAATACAGTCCTGAAGCTATTTGTCTTCCTTACAAATTAGTGCTTGGAAATTATATCGAAGCAATAGAGGCCGGTGCTGAAGCTATACTTATGATAGACAGCCCGGGAACGTGCAGGCTGGGGCAGTATAGTGATATTGCAAGAACCGCTTTGACCGATCTGGGATATAATAATGTCGAATTTGTTAATTTTGATCTTTACAAAGGAAAATTATTTGAGATTTATTCCGGATTTAAATACGTAACAGGCAACGGAAACCCTTTAGATCTTATTTATGCAGTAAGAGTAGGTGTTTTGAAGATTAAAATTGCTGATAAATTTGATAAATTGCTCAGTTATTACAGGGCCAGAGAAGTTATAACAGGCAGTGCCGACAAACACTATAAAAAGGCTATAAATCTTGTTGATCAGGCTCTAACTATTAAAGAATGCAATGAAGCCCTTAAATTTGGTGTTGAATCCATTTCAAGTGTAGAAATAGATTCAACAAAACAAGTTTTGAATGTTGATATAACAGGCGAAATTTATATTGTACTGGATAGATTTTCCAATATGGAAATAGAAAAAGAACTTGGCAGGCTCGGTGTGCAGGTTCACAGGCAAATTAATTTATCAGACTGGATTGACAGAAGTATATATCCGTCCATATTGAAGTTTAGTGAGTCACACAGCGAAAAAACCCATAGATTCGCTCAGGAATTTATAAAAAGAGATATTGGCGGTGATGCTGTTGAATCTATAGGTGATGCCTCTATAGCCGCATCGTCAAATACTGACGGCATAATTCATCTTTCCCCGTTTACCTGCATGCCGGAAATAATTGCTCAAAATATACTTCCAAATGTAAGAAGAGAAAAGGATATTCCTATTTTATCTCTTGTTATGGATGAATATACAGGAAGAGTCGGTTTTGTAACCAGACTGGAAGCTTTTGTTGATTTGATAAAAAGAAGAAGCCCCTCGAAACAACTTTTATGTCCGTCATAATAAACTTTTAAAATTATAAATAAGCTTGTTTTATTGTTGTTTGACTTGTTGTTCTGTAGTTTTGCTTGATGCTTGCTGTTTTTGGTAGCTTCTTAAGAAATCAACTATATCAACAGCTTCGTTTGCACCGATTACAACTTCCCAATCAGGCAATTCGTCTTCAATTTCTTCTTTTAAAGAATAAACATAGCCGGGAATTATAAGTTTTCTATGTTTAACAATATTTTCAATTTCGTAATTTTTTATGGCTTTTGCTATTATTTCACCGTTGAATTTGTCGGCAGACCACGCTGTAAGTACGCTCATCCCGTCTGATGGAGTAATTACAAGATATGACGGAATATTCGAAGCTTCAATTTCGCCAACCACGGTAAAATAGGTCAAAGCAAAGTTTGTTGTAGCTATTACCGGAGAGTTTTCATCAGTTTCGCCTATTGGGTAGAGTTTTGCGTCTATTTGAAGTGGTTTTTCTGGGTCTGTGTAGATATTTTGTCTTAGCGTAAGCAAAGAATAAGCTATAGCTTCATCAAAGTTTTCTAAAACTATTAAATTTGCGTATTTACAAAGTAAAGCAGATGCCCATATACCCTGCTCTATCAAATCGTCTGATAAATCCGTAATATCTTCTGTAAACATCATTACAGGGAAGCCTAATGGTTTAAATTTGTCATCAATAGCAGACCGTCTTATATGAGTAAGATTTTCTATAAGGCTTTTCTGTGACTGGTTGTTAAGGCTTAAAACTATGTTTTGTGCATTGACTTCAACAAGTTTAGAAGAAATATCTGCTAATTCCTGTATAGAACTTCCCGATACAACTACAGGAACATTATATTTTTTTTCTATTTCGGCTATTTCCTGAGGTAAAGCGTTTTTTATTGAGATTAATGGTTTTGAATCCTTAATCTCATCGAGTATTTTTTTTATTTTTTCAATATTTTCACTCACCAAAATCATCGGAAATTTGGATTCAGCAAGTTTTTTAGCTTTGTTTTCATAAGTTTCATCGGAGTCAATAAGAGCTACAGCGCTTATTTTTAAATCTTCTCCAACCCGTTCAACGCAATAATTAGAAATTTTATTAAGTTTTTCATCAAAATTTTCATCTGAACTTTCAAGCTTTACAGCTATACAGGTGGAATTTACAAATTTTTTGTCATGCCGGAACATTACTGTTTCATTTCCGATTTTAAGAAGGTTCTCTGAGCTTCCAAACTCTATTTCTGCCTGTTGTATCTGATTTGCTTCTTCAAAAGTTGAACGCAATTCGTCTGTTATAAATTCGCATTTATCGATAGACGTTTCGTTTTTGGCAAGCTTCATCGCAAAAGCCATACAGGTCGGGAAGCTGCATTTTTTGCAGTTTGCATTCGGTTCTTTTTTTCCGCCTGGCAGGTATTTAAATATTTGTAATCCTGTAAGTTTCATCGTTTTTAGTCCTGATATGTTTTGTCAATAAAGCCTTGAACATAATTAATTGCTTCAGGATGACGCATAACGGTAATATTTGCTCCTGAAACCAGCATTGATGTTGCTGTTATGCTTTCCCAAGATATAGCCCTTGTCGTTAAGTCGCCCCATTCTGAAGGAACGTTATTTGATTTCGCTTCTTTAGTTTTCCAGGCTTCTTCTCCGACAAATGCAATTACCGGCATGTTGAGCATTGTATCGCCCTGGAGCGCTGCCTGTTTAATTCTTTCAATAATACTGTATGCATAATCTAATCCGTAGCCAAGACCGCCTGTATTTGGATCAATTATTATTTTATCAGCATCAAACCCAAGTTCTGTAAGAAGAATATTGAGCTGTTTTGTCAAATTTATGTCTATTGGGGTTCTTGCAATAATATTGTGACCGCATTCTTTTATAATAGGGGCGATTTGCCTGAAATTTTCTTCTTCTACAGCGCCTATTGTGCATTTTCTGTCGGCAGTTTTTGCGAGCTCGGGTAAAAGCTTTGCATCTACTTCACGCCTGAATGTTCCGATTAAAAATAGCGGCAAATCTGTCAATTTTAGGATTTCTTTGAGCTGTTCTTTACTTTTTTCGATCTCAAAATCAATATTCTCGCAGTTTTCTATATTAAATTTAACAGCGAGTGCAGAAAAATCTTTTTTTAAAGCTGATTTAACGCATTCAACGGGATTATAGATATTTTCTCCCCAGAAATTTTTTAATAAAGTCGGATAATTTGGAAGGATATTAGTCGGAATTTCGCAAACTATAAGAGGCTTGGAGGTGTTATTAGTTTCCGAATGCAAAAAATTCAGAGAACTTTCTCCTCCGACTTTCAAGCCGTTTAAATCAACTTCTCTTATAGCTGTTTTGTATTCTTTTTTAGTTGGAGTGTAAGTGTTCATAATATATATTTTACTACACTGAAAAAATTTGCATGAAAAAATATATAAACAATTTTTTTGATAAGCTTAATTATTTAATTCGAATTGCTAAATCGCCAAAATTGTCATTGCGAGCAGAGCGAAGCAATCTATAAAAAATAAAATGGATTGCTTCGTAGAGTGCTTTGGCTGCCCCCTCCTTTTTTGATAATTAATCAAAAAAGTGGGTACCCTTCGCAATGACGTGTAAATTTAATTAATCACGGTCGCCAATTAATTTATCTATACAAATTGTCATTCTGAGGGTTTTAACCCGAAGAATCTGTCCAGCAAGCATTTTTAGCTAAAATCATAAATTGGACAGATCCTTCGCTTTGCTCAGGATGACATTCTCAAAAATCAATATTTGCAATAATTTTAGCTAAGCAGGCGACTCGAGTTAATTGGCAATTCGAGTTATTTGATTTTCGCACCCATGCTTTGACGGTATTTTTCGTATAAATATTGCGGCATAATGCGGAAGAGTTTTCCGTTTGTATCCGTAGTTACTATGGTTGAGGCTGCCGAAAGTATAACCATGCCGGTATTTAAGTTTTTGATTTCATGTCCAAAGACAGCGCTTGTTTTTTTGAGGTCTTTTAAAGTTGTTTTTATTTCCAGTTCATCAAAAAGCACTGCGGGGTGTTTGTATCGTATATTAAGCTCTACCACAGGAAGTTTGATATTCATTTTTTCCAGTTCCTGAAATTTTATGCCTATTTTCTCGGAAAACTCTATGCGTCCTGATTCCAGCCATTTTGCGTAGGCACCATGCCAGACCACATTATAGCAATCAGTATCACTGTGATAAATTTTTACTTTTTGTAAGAATTCCATGTCTTTCATTAATTTTTCCTCATGCGTTTTTTCTTTATTTTAAGTGAAGATGTTAGAAAAAATCTATAAAATTTTCTCATCATAACTTTTTTAATTATGGACAATATCCGCTTGGCAAGTGTGAAGTTAAGTAAATATTAATGTAAAAAAATTTTATATTTAAGCCTTCTTGAAAATACTTATTTTACTGGTAAAATTCTAATAACTGTCATGTAACAGCTAATAATTTGTTAAATGCGTTAATGCGCAAAAAATTTAATTAAATGGTAAACTGTCTTTAGTAATAATAGTGAAAGAACAATTTATGGTATTCGCCCCTTTAAAATTTAATAATAATTTAATAGCTCAAAAACCTATAATTCAAGGGGGAATGGCAATCAGAGTAAGTAGAGCGCCATTGGCAGCAGCGGTTGCTAACTGTGGTGGTGTTGGTGTAATAGCCGCATCAGGATTGCCTGAGACTGAATTAAGAGAACAGATCAAACTTGCAAGAAGCTTGCAGACTAATAAAAGCGGTTTAATTGCAGTAAACATAATGTTTGCCGCAACTGAATTTCGTAAGCTTATTGAAATATCCGTAGATGCCGGCATTGACCTGATAATTTCAGGTGCTGGATTTTCCAGAGATCTTTTCAGTATTGGCAAGGAGGCTGGTGTTCAAGTCGTCCCTATCGTAAGTTCTGTTAAACTTGCGAGAATTTCAAAAAAACTGGGTGCTTCCGTCATCATCGTTGAAAGCGGCGAAGCCGGCGGACATCTGGGAACAGATGAGCCTATCAGAAAATTAATACCGGAAATAAGACATGTTTTGGACTCAGAACCTGATTTGCCGGGAATTGGCAGAGTTTCTCTTGTGGCAGCAGGCGGAGTTACATCCGGCGCTGATATTATGGAAATGATTTCACTCGGTGCAAGTGGCGTGCAAATGGCAACAAGATTTGTGCTTAGTAAAGAATGCGATGTACACGAGAGCTTTAAAAACCTGTTTTTAAATAAAGAAGAAAAAGATGTAATAATGATGCAAAGCCCTGTAGGTCTGCCTGCAAGAGCTTTGATGACACCTCTTATCGAGAGGCTTCAAGACGGAACTATCGAAAAACCTAAAACTTGTGACAGCTGTTTAAAACACTGCTCGCATGCTTTTTGTATTATCAAAGCACTTGAAGCTGCAAGAGTAGGTGATATTGAAAATGGTCTTTTCTTTACAGGTGCAAATGTTAAAAAATATACAGAAATCCTTTCTGTAAAAGAAATATTTGATAAATTAGAATCAGAAGTACAAGAATATATTAAAAATAATAATATTAATTGCGGAAAAGAAAGCTGTGTTTTCTAAAAGATAAAATACTTAACACTTTTCCTGATTTTGAAACAAAATTTAAGAAGTTCAATATTTATCAATATTGAGCTTCTTTGTTTTGCAATGACAAAACAAAATCAAATTAACCTAATCGAATTGTTAAATCGTCAAAATCGCCATTGCGAGCATAGCTAAGAAATAGATTGCCTGCGTCGAGTCTAAGCCTCTCATCGAAAAGATGCGTAAATTTATTTATAACCTGTTTCTAGTAAGGAATCATTTTTTATCCAAATTGGTTAGGCTAGTCGAATAATATTCGGATAGCCATATATATTTCTTAATAAAGGCTTTCAGCTTTTTTATTTTGTTGTTACAATTGAAATTGGTTATAGAAAGAGAAAGGTAAAATTTATAATGAACAAATGTGAAATGTTAAGAGAAAATCATGGAATGGAAGTTGACAACTGCAATATGTGTATTAATTCCGATGAAATGCAGATGCTTTATTGTTGCAAAATGATGATGAATAATTGCGAATCTATTATGAAATCAATGAGAATGGATGACTGTTGTCCTGAAATGATTTCACACCAATGTGAATTGATGGTGTGCAGTTGTGAAATGATGATGAAAAACTGCGAAATGATGATGAATTGTCCTGAAAAATCAAAAAATTGTGATCTAATGTGCAATTGTCAAAATATGATAAGAAATTGTCAAATTATTATGAACTGTTGCGAAATGATGATGAAAAATTGCGAAATGATTATGAATTGTCCTGAAAAAATGAAAAATTGTGAAATGATGATGAATTGCTGCGAAATGACGGCAAAAAATTGTCAGATCATGATGTGTAATTCTGAACAAATGATGAAAAATTGCAATGTAACAATGAAGAACTAGTTTTATTTAAAAAAATTAGTTCTTTTTGTTTAAAGTGTCCTAAAAAAGAAATCAATCAATAAAAGCTTTGTTTTTGTTATAAAACAAAGCTTTTATATTTTAGTTTATAAATAACTCGAATTGCCAATTAATTTTCCTATTGTCATGTTGAGCAAAGCGAAACATCTGTCCCTTTTGGGTTTTAAGCTTAAATACTTTTTCGGACAGATTCTTCGGACTAAATCACTTGGAATGACAATAACAGTATTCATGTGGATTTTTGCTATCCGGCGATTTACTTTAAGCGGCAATTTGTGTTAACTAATATAAAAATTATTTTGTCATTCCGCAGCAATTTTTATTGCTTAATTCAGGTTCTTCCCGTTTTTTACTGATGCAATTTACGCATTTTTCGCTCAGTTTTTCATTTTGGGAAAAATGTTTAAAACTTTTTGTCCATTTCGGTTCTTTGCAGGAGCATGTGTCCATAAAAGTTAAAAACATAACAAATTTTTTCATAACTTCATCAGGGATTACATGCTCGACCTGAGAAGCACTCTCTTCGGATAGTTCAGAGCTTACAGACAGAACGTTTTCAAAAAAATTTTTAATAATGTCATGTCTTTTTAATAGAGCTTCAGCTTTATCAAGTCCTTCCTCTGTTAATGTAATTATTCCGTAAGGTTCATAATTAATTAAATTTCTTTCTGAGAGGGTTCTTAATGCTTCAGATACAGAGGAAGCTCCAATATTTAGCTGTTTTGAAACATCTTTAACTCTTGCAGCTTTTTTTTCTTTAACAATGTTAAAAATAGCTTTTAAATAATTTTCTAAACTTGCTGTTAAATTTTTGTTGTTTTGCATAAGCTTACCTATTGACTTTCTGTAATTTTTTGGATTAACTATAAACATACGGGAAGCCGAAGTTATTTTTAATCCCCAAATATATAGTGGAGTTCCTAATGAATAATTTTATCATTAAAACACAAAATAGTTCACAGAAACATTCAACAACAACAATGATGATGTGTTGCTGCTGCATGATGCGAATGAGGTCTGCCGGTAACTTTTGTTGTTTTTAAATAAGGATAGAATTATTCAATAAAAAACCCGCCGGATCTTAAATGAACAGGCGGGTTTTTTATTAGAGAAAGATATAAAAATGATAGATATTTATAATAATACAAACCATAATAAATCAAGAAACATAGCTTTTAAGGGCAACTTACTAACCAAAACAGCCGATGTGGTGAGTAAAGGAATTAAAAAAATAGAAACAGGCGGCGTTCTTGTTGATTTTTGTCTTGTGGATACTATCAGCATGATTATCCCCAGAACTTATCAGGCTTATCACAGAAATGAAGAGGACCTTGGGCATCCAAACGGAAAAGCAGGATTTGAAGAACTTATAAGAGAAGTCTTTAGTGGACCTAGCATGTTTGTTATCCCTATGGGGTTTATAGCTCTTTCTAAAAAACTTTTTGGAGAAGCTTCGAATATTCAATTTAAAACTCTTGATTCTTTTACCGACTCCTTTAAAGGTCTTTTAAATAAAGGAAATGTCTCGAACGATAAAACAAAATTGAAAGAAAATTTTTATAGAAGTGTTTTGAATGAAGCTTTCGAAAATCATAGACAGATTAAGCTTGATACACCCGTAAATATTGATGAACATATAGAAAAAATCGTTAAAACTCTATCTGAAGCTGAAAAAATTAAAAATACAGATGGGCATATAAAAGAAATAACTGAAATAGTTTCTGATTTAAATAAAGCTTACAGTCTGCATTTGGATAATTCTCATAATGTTATCTTAAAAGGCGGAGTAACAAAAAACATTGGTGCTTTATCAACAGATTTAATAAATTATTCAAAAGATATTGTGGAAAAAGTCGGGGATAGCCTTTCAAAAGAAGTAAAAAGCAGTCAAATTAACGGGCTTGTCGAAAAACTTCACAACACCAAAGTGAGTGGAAGAAAATCTATACTTGCTTCGACATTTCTTGCTACAGTAGCGTTTTTGTATAGTATTCCTATTATGTACAAAAGAAATAAGCAATTCCCCGGCATTGACGGACTTGTAGACGAGAGAAAGAAGCCCGGGTCTGAAAAAAATAAAAATAACATCTCGTTCGGCAGCAATTCAGCTATTGCTAACAAAATTTTCAGAAAATTTGATTTCAACGGGCACAGCGTGCCATATACAATATTAGGTATTTATACTCTGGGGCTAATGCTGGGAGCAAGGTTTATTCAGGCAAGAAATTCCGATGAAAGAAGAGAAGTTTTAACAAGAGATTTTAGCGGTCTTATGACAATTGTCTTTGCGGTGCCGGTCTTTAGAAATATAACTTCAACACTGGCAAAAAAAATCAGCGGATTTCCTATATCAAAATCAATTAAATCATTGTCTGCACATTTAAAACCGACAAATAAACCGTTTTCTTTTGAAAATATTAACGATGTTTACTCGGGAATAAGCAAATATAAAAACGGAATAGTTGATTTCAGCGAAAATATAGCAAATCATGACGGTGATTTGAGAAAAGTATTTAACTTTTTAACGGATGACTCAAAACATGCGCTTAACCAAATCGCTGCAACTCTGTCAAATAAAAATGAACCCGTCAAAACAGAAAAGATTTTTGGTTTCTTCACAAAATCTTTCAAAGGCGGAAATGCTGATTTGTCTTTGCCTTCAACAAATAAAGAAATCATAAATATCTTTAAACAGGCGCAGGCGGATAAAAAACTTAAACCTTTGCTTGATAAAGTAACAAAAGAAATAGACAAAGAAGGAAATCATCTTGTTAAATTTGCAGAAGGATTAAAAAGTGTTCCGGAAGCTGCAAGTATGGTGGCAATATCTGCTTTTCTCGGATGGTTTTTGCCCTGGTTTAATATTAACTACACTAAAAAGCTTTATAAAAATAAAGAAACCAAATAATTAATTCAAAATAATAGAAAGTTATACAGAAGAAAAAACAGAAAGGTAAAATTGTAAAAATGCTTAATTCAGTTCAATTCAACCAGACAAAAAACGACATAGGATTTGGATCAGTTAAAGTTTTGCTGGATCATACAGGGTCATTAAACGGAAAAGGTTCG
This window of the bacterium genome carries:
- a CDS encoding metal-dependent transcriptional regulator yields the protein MQNNKNLTASLENYLKAIFNIVKEKKAARVKDVSKQLNIGASSVSEALRTLSERNLINYEPYGIITLTEEGLDKAEALLKRHDIIKNFFENVLSVSSELSEESASQVEHVIPDEVMKKFVMFLTFMDTCSCKEPKWTKSFKHFSQNEKLSEKCVNCISKKREEPELSNKNCCGMTK
- a CDS encoding acetyl-CoA decarbonylase/synthase complex subunit delta; the encoded protein is MNTYTPTKKEYKTAIREVDLNGLKVGGESSLNFLHSETNNTSKPLIVCEIPTNILPNYPTLLKNFWGENIYNPVECVKSALKKDFSALAVKFNIENCENIDFEIEKSKEQLKEILKLTDLPLFLIGTFRREVDAKLLPELAKTADRKCTIGAVEEENFRQIAPIIKECGHNIIARTPIDINLTKQLNILLTELGFDADKIIIDPNTGGLGYGLDYAYSIIERIKQAALQGDTMLNMPVIAFVGEEAWKTKEAKSNNVPSEWGDLTTRAISWESITATSMLVSGANITVMRHPEAINYVQGFIDKTYQD
- a CDS encoding thioesterase family protein, with amino-acid sequence MKDMEFLQKVKIYHSDTDCYNVVWHGAYAKWLESGRIEFSEKIGIKFQELEKMNIKLPVVELNIRYKHPAVLFDELEIKTTLKDLKKTSAVFGHEIKNLNTGMVILSAASTIVTTDTNGKLFRIMPQYLYEKYRQSMGAKIK
- a CDS encoding CoA protein activase; protein product: MKISFPHMGNLAIGVSGAIRVLGGEVVLPPYTSKRTLSLGAKYSPEAICLPYKLVLGNYIEAIEAGAEAILMIDSPGTCRLGQYSDIARTALTDLGYNNVEFVNFDLYKGKLFEIYSGFKYVTGNGNPLDLIYAVRVGVLKIKIADKFDKLLSYYRAREVITGSADKHYKKAINLVDQALTIKECNEALKFGVESISSVEIDSTKQVLNVDITGEIYIVLDRFSNMEIEKELGRLGVQVHRQINLSDWIDRSIYPSILKFSESHSEKTHRFAQEFIKRDIGGDAVESIGDASIAASSNTDGIIHLSPFTCMPEIIAQNILPNVRREKDIPILSLVMDEYTGRVGFVTRLEAFVDLIKRRSPSKQLLCPS
- the acsC gene encoding acetyl-CoA decarbonylase/synthase complex subunit gamma yields the protein MKLTGLQIFKYLPGGKKEPNANCKKCSFPTCMAFAMKLAKNETSIDKCEFITDELRSTFEEANQIQQAEIEFGSSENLLKIGNETVMFRHDKKFVNSTCIAVKLESSDENFDEKLNKISNYCVERVGEDLKISAVALIDSDETYENKAKKLAESKFPMILVSENIEKIKKILDEIKDSKPLISIKNALPQEIAEIEKKYNVPVVVSGSSIQELADISSKLVEVNAQNIVLSLNNQSQKSLIENLTHIRRSAIDDKFKPLGFPVMMFTEDITDLSDDLIEQGIWASALLCKYANLIVLENFDEAIAYSLLTLRQNIYTDPEKPLQIDAKLYPIGETDENSPVIATTNFALTYFTVVGEIEASNIPSYLVITPSDGMSVLTAWSADKFNGEIIAKAIKNYEIENIVKHRKLIIPGYVYSLKEEIEDELPDWEVVIGANEAVDIVDFLRSYQKQQASSKTTEQQVKQQ
- a CDS encoding nitronate monooxygenase, coding for MVFAPLKFNNNLIAQKPIIQGGMAIRVSRAPLAAAVANCGGVGVIAASGLPETELREQIKLARSLQTNKSGLIAVNIMFAATEFRKLIEISVDAGIDLIISGAGFSRDLFSIGKEAGVQVVPIVSSVKLARISKKLGASVIIVESGEAGGHLGTDEPIRKLIPEIRHVLDSEPDLPGIGRVSLVAAGGVTSGADIMEMISLGASGVQMATRFVLSKECDVHESFKNLFLNKEEKDVIMMQSPVGLPARALMTPLIERLQDGTIEKPKTCDSCLKHCSHAFCIIKALEAARVGDIENGLFFTGANVKKYTEILSVKEIFDKLESEVQEYIKNNNINCGKESCVF
- a CDS encoding acyl-CoA dehydratase activase-related protein, with protein sequence MKIGIPRALGYYNYYPFWFGFFGSLGIEIVLSDNTNKKLVSEGSALVVSETCLPVKIYMGHVLNLIEKKGVDIIYSPSIQSIDHKIYNCSKLRGLPDLVRNVVKKDFLLIEPTLDKSEKNQGLYQYLYESVAPLGITDKKAIKQASKVGWSYQNNYVGMAKDGMHPMEAMETAIKGKVVIKSRKNDYPISIAVLSHGYNLYDDHVSMKIFKKLENLGVKAYVSENLSKAQMQEGLKVLNTNLYWANELEISGAAGSFMKNKNIDGILTLTAFGCGPDSLMIERITRYSKRLQKPLLNLTVDEHTGEAGFITRIEAFTDMLFRKKRTSIIDNLNRQVQIDIDRHEIDTQDSIIKVG